The following coding sequences lie in one Myxococcales bacterium genomic window:
- a CDS encoding protein kinase has protein sequence MKPVEDRNLGSYLVERRLDTGGMAEVFVAKRTGPHGFVKRVALKRILPQYAERPDFVEMFISEARLAAQLEHPNIVQVFDFGDADGELFIAMELVDGTNVNRLLRAAAADGTPLPMDVVLHIIHQAALALCYAHRACGEQGKPLGIVHRDVSPANLLITRGGHIKLGDFGIVRAASEHGTPEPKQLRGKLGYMSPEQVLGRPLDGSSDIFTLAVVFAELLILEPLFGAGSDLEILLRIRDADLRVLHRTTRRIPPDVLDVLRRSLIQEPKDRLDSIQFVQEMARLVRTRGAEAGGAQRLAKQIVRLGLVAATGDYVLPDEPISRPTALVPVEVHGPRESDTARMMSTLNATSPAIYKVRLAEGPDLGPVSFPKLVELITSGIIDSRTLVAKADDSYRNAGEFSEIARFVTSPAFRWDLSEITASTHRGELKGATLLGEVFRLLTKRETGVLHLQHDKRRKKIYFVDGRPEFVVSTDRSELLGEYLIASGWCLRMEVEMALALLPRFGGRLGDALVGLNVMRPIELVRAVTAQVRERYLEAFRWNQGLWAYASGQVSKEEAFPLGHDPHELLRDAVKEVPLSEITDALAFYGKGAVLAPKVPTASLSAFNVRDEWLQVLQSIKAPVPLSSAMEHFTRRWNIEESDAYRAIYFGLACGFLQMDT, from the coding sequence ATGAAGCCCGTGGAAGACCGGAACTTGGGAAGCTATCTTGTGGAACGGCGCCTCGACACTGGGGGCATGGCGGAGGTGTTTGTTGCCAAGCGAACCGGCCCCCATGGATTTGTCAAACGCGTAGCGCTCAAACGAATATTACCTCAGTACGCGGAGCGCCCCGACTTTGTGGAAATGTTTATTAGCGAAGCGCGCCTGGCCGCGCAGCTCGAGCACCCTAATATTGTACAGGTCTTCGACTTTGGCGACGCAGATGGCGAGCTATTTATTGCCATGGAGCTGGTGGACGGAACCAATGTCAATCGCTTGCTCCGGGCTGCTGCCGCCGATGGCACTCCTCTGCCCATGGACGTCGTTTTGCATATCATTCATCAAGCCGCCCTTGCCTTATGTTATGCGCACCGTGCATGTGGGGAGCAGGGCAAGCCTCTTGGGATTGTGCATCGCGACGTAAGCCCCGCCAACTTGCTCATCACACGCGGTGGACACATCAAACTGGGTGACTTTGGCATCGTCCGGGCGGCCAGTGAGCATGGAACACCCGAGCCCAAGCAGCTTAGGGGAAAACTCGGGTACATGTCACCCGAACAAGTGCTGGGAAGGCCGCTCGATGGCTCGAGCGACATCTTTACTCTTGCGGTGGTGTTTGCAGAACTCTTGATACTAGAGCCCCTGTTTGGGGCAGGGAGTGACTTAGAAATTCTATTACGAATTCGAGATGCAGATCTGCGCGTGCTCCATCGAACCACTCGGCGCATCCCGCCAGATGTCCTTGACGTACTGCGTCGCAGTCTCATACAGGAACCCAAGGACAGGCTCGATTCCATTCAATTTGTGCAGGAAATGGCCAGACTAGTCCGCACCCGCGGGGCCGAGGCCGGGGGCGCGCAACGGCTTGCTAAGCAGATCGTACGTCTGGGGCTGGTTGCAGCCACTGGCGACTACGTCCTTCCCGATGAGCCAATCTCACGTCCCACCGCACTGGTGCCGGTTGAAGTGCATGGCCCACGCGAGTCGGATACGGCGCGCATGATGAGCACGCTCAACGCTACCTCCCCCGCGATATACAAAGTGCGCTTGGCAGAGGGCCCCGACCTTGGTCCGGTGAGCTTTCCAAAGCTCGTAGAGCTTATCACGAGCGGCATCATCGACAGCCGGACACTCGTTGCGAAAGCCGATGACAGCTATCGCAATGCGGGCGAATTTTCCGAGATCGCTCGCTTTGTAACGTCCCCAGCATTTCGTTGGGATTTAAGTGAAATTACCGCTTCGACCCATCGCGGTGAACTCAAAGGCGCGACTTTGTTGGGGGAGGTTTTCCGCCTGCTCACAAAACGCGAAACGGGGGTGCTGCATCTTCAACATGACAAGCGTCGAAAAAAAATCTATTTTGTGGACGGCCGCCCGGAGTTCGTGGTTTCTACTGACCGCTCAGAACTGCTGGGAGAGTATCTGATCGCCTCGGGGTGGTGTTTGCGGATGGAGGTCGAGATGGCGCTGGCGTTACTGCCTCGCTTCGGGGGACGACTTGGAGATGCCCTGGTCGGGCTCAATGTGATGCGTCCTATCGAACTCGTTCGGGCTGTGACCGCTCAGGTCAGAGAGCGGTATCTTGAAGCGTTTCGCTGGAATCAAGGTTTGTGGGCATATGCATCAGGGCAGGTGAGCAAAGAGGAAGCCTTTCCGCTCGGCCATGATCCACATGAATTATTGCGCGACGCGGTGAAAGAGGTTCCTCTTTCTGAAATTACTGATGCGCTGGCTTTCTACGGCAAAGGCGCTGTATTAGCGCCAAAAGTTCCCACGGCATCCTTGAGTGCATTTAATGTGCGGGATGAATGGCTTCAAGTACTACAGAGTATTAAGGCGCCGGTACCGCTTTCATCCGCCATGGAACATTTTACCCGACGCTGGAATATTGAGGAAAGCGACGCTTATCGAGCCATATATTTCGGTCTGGCTTGCGGATTCTTGCAGATGGACACGTGA
- a CDS encoding S24/S26 family peptidase: MDVVLRKVGRSPGRAVFGRLLQPPRAGVVVVIEFPDGLHEYVTTPVKRVLRLAGGDVYYLQTANSRYRMEVHTPDESFKETTAITGSIRKDQ; the protein is encoded by the coding sequence GTGGACGTTGTGCTCCGCAAAGTGGGGCGTTCCCCGGGACGAGCGGTTTTTGGTCGGCTACTTCAGCCACCCAGGGCCGGTGTTGTCGTTGTTATCGAGTTCCCCGATGGTTTGCACGAGTACGTGACAACACCCGTGAAGCGTGTGCTGCGACTCGCTGGAGGGGATGTTTACTATCTGCAGACGGCGAACAGCCGCTACCGCATGGAAGTCCATACCCCAGATGAGAGCTTTAAAGAAACCACCGCCATCACCGGCAGTATCCGTAAAGACCAGTAA